TCCGCCGCCCTACGGCCCTGATGCATGGCGCGCACCACCAGCGAAGCGCCCTGCACCGCATCGCCCGCGGCAAAAATCCCGGGCACGCAGGTCATAGCATTCTCATCGACCGTGATGTTGCCCTGTTGATCAAGACACAGGCCGGCCTCTCGCACCAGGGGCCCGTGTTCGACATGCACGAACCCCAAAGCCAGCAGCACCAGATCCGCTTCCAACAATCGTTCGGATCCTTTCACTTCCGTGCACGCACGGCCGCGCCATTGCAGGTCAACCACTTTTAATCCGGCTACACGGCCGTTCTCCCCGACAAACTCTTTGGTGGCCACGCTCCACCATCGTTCGCACCCCTCTTCCTGGGAACTGGAGGTACGTAAAATATTGGGCCAAGTGGGCCAGGGATTGTCCACGCTCCGATGCTGCGGTGGTTTGGGCAGCAGTTCCACCTGGATCACTTGGCGCGCGCCCTGACGAATGCTGGTGCCCCCGCAATCCGAGCCGGTGTCTCCACCGCCGAGCACCACCACGCGCTTGTCTCTGGCGCAAATCGTCGATTCTGCGACGCCCTTCAATTGCCGATTCTGTCCTTTGAGAAAATCCATGGCGAAATGAATGCCACTCCATTCGCGACCGGGGATCGGCAGATCACGCGGTGTGGTGGCGCCCATGGTCAGGACTACGGCGTCAAAAGAACGTTGCATATAGCGCACGGAAAGATCCTCCCCGGCGTTCACGTTGGTCTCAAAGATCACGCCTTCCGCTTTCATCTGCTCCAGCCGCCGATCGATGACGCCCTTCTCCAATTTAAAATCCGGAATCCCGTAGCGCAGAATGCCGCCGACGCGATCGTCCCGTTCAAAGACGATCACTTCATGTCCTTTGCGCACCAGCTGCTGAGCGGCCGCCAGTCCGGCCGGACCAGAACCCACCACTGCCACGCGTTTGCCGGTCTTGATTGCCGACGGCTGCGGCGTGATCCACCCCTCCTGCCAGCCGCGCTCAACGATCTGCCGTTCGATGTGACGAATGGTTACCGGTTCCTGCAGAATCATCAATGTACACGCCGCCTCACAGGGCGCAGGGCAAATTCGGCCGGTGAACTCTGGAAAGTTGTTCGTGCTGTGCAGCAGCTGCAGGGCCCGACGCCACTTGCCGCGATAGACCATCTCATTCCAATCCGGAATACGATTCAACAGAGGGCAGCCGAACGCATGACAATGAGGCACCCCGCAATCCATGCATCGCGCCGCCTGCTGAATAAGCTGCTCAGCCGGCAGCGGCAGTTCGAACTCGAGAAAGTCGTGAATCCGTTCCGCTTTGTCGCGCTTGCCCGGTTCGCAGCGCTGATATTCGATAAAGCCGGTGGTCTTAGCCATGGAACACCTCCTCTGTAGCGGCCACGGTCTCCTTGTCCTGATCCTCATACAGCTTCATCCGCTCCAACGACTGGCGGTAATCGATGGGCATCACTTTGACGAAAAGCGGTAGATGCGCATCCCAGTCCTCCAGCAACATCTTGGCGCGTGGACTGTTGGTGAGCCGATAATGATCCTCCAGGATCGCACGCAGCTCCTGTACGTCCGAGCGCTTCCACACCGGCTCTAGATCCACCATATCGAGATTGCAGCGAGTGTCGAACAACTGGGATTCGTCATAGACATAGGCGATGCCGCCGCTCATACCGGCGGCAAAGTTGTTGCCGGTCTGACCGATGACCACTACCATCCCGCCGGTCATATACTCGCAGCCATGGTCACCCACGCCTTCGACCACGGCGCGGGCGCCGCTGTTGCGCACCGCGAAACGCTCCCCCGCCACGCCGTTGATGAACACCTCGCCGCCGGTGGCGCCGTAGAGAACCACGTTGCCGACGATGATATTCTCATGAGGCTGAAACGTGGCGCCGATGGGCGGCACCAACACGATGCGGCCGCCGGACATGCTTTTTCCGAGAAAATCATTGGCATCACCCTCAACGCGCATGCTGACTCCCGGCGCCAGGAACGCGCCCAAGCTCTGTCCGGCGCTGCCTTTGAAATAGAGCTGTATAGTCGAATCCGGCAGACCTTTGCTGCCGTATCGCCGTACAATTTCACCGCTCAATCTTGCCCCCACCGTGCGGTGCACATTGCGGATGGGTAAGTCAATGCGCACCTGCTGCTGGTGCTCCAGCGCCGGTTGACTCCTGTGGATCAATTCATGGTCGAGCAGATCAGCATGATCCGCCTCGCGTACGGCCACACAGCAGCGAACCGATTGATCCGGTTCCGTCTTTAGCAGAGGACGCAGATCCAGGGTGGACGCTTTCCAATGATCGATGTCCTCCGCCACTTCCAATCGCTCGGCATGACCGACCATCTCGTCCAGGGTGCGAAATCCCAGCTCAGCCATATATTCCCGCAGCTCCCGGGCCATGAAGCGCATGAACCGTTCGACGTATTCTGGTTTACCTTTAAAGTGAGCACGCAGCGCCGGGTCCTGCGTGGCGACCCCGACCGGACAGGTGTTCAAATGACATTTGCGCATCAACACACATCCTAACACCACCAGCACGGTAGTGCCGAAACCGAACTCTTCAGCGCCGAGCAGAGCGGCGATCGCCAGATCCCGGCCGGTCTTCAGTTGTCCGTCCACCTGCACACGAATACGGCTGCGCAGCCGATTACGGATCAAGGTCTGCTGCGTCTCAGCCAACCCCAACTCCCATGGCAATCCGGTGTGCTTGATGGAGGTGAGCGGCGACGCGCCGGTACCGCCATCGTGCCCGGCGATCAGCACCATGTCCGCTTTGGCCTTGGCCACGCCGGCCGCCACCGTGCCGACGCCCACTTCAGAGACCAGCTTAACCGACACCCGCGCTCGTGGATTCACCGCTTTGAGATCATAGATCAACTGCGCCAGATCCTCGATGGAATAGATATCGTGATGCGGCGGCGGAGAGATCAGAGTGACGCCGGGAGTTGTGTGACGCACCATTGCGATCTCGGCGCTGACTTTGTGGCCGGGAAGCTGGCCACCCTCGCAGGGCTTGGCGCCCTGGGCGATCTTGATCTGCAGCTCATCGGCGGTGACCGCATATTCCGTGGTCACGCCGAAACGGCCTGAGGCGATCTGCCGAATGGACGACCGTTTGCTGTCGCCGTTGGCCATCGGCGTGTTGCGGGTCGGATCCTCACCTCCCTCACCGGAATTGCTGTGGCCGCCCAACCGATTCATGGCGATGGCGATGGTCTCATGCGCCTCTCGGCTGATGGAGCCGAAGGACATGGCGGAGGAAACAAACCGTTTGACGAGCGCCTCCTCCGGCTCCACCTCCTCGAGAGGGACGGAGTGCGCTTGCTTGAATTTCAGCAGACTGCGCAGAGTGACCCGTTCGCGAGATTGCGCATTGATCAAAGCGCTGTACTCTTTGAACGCGGCATAATCGTCGTTCCAGGCAGCCTGCTGCAGCTTGTAGATGGCCGTTGAATTCCACAAATGTTTTTCGCCGCCGTGACGCATATGATAGTCGCCGCCAGGCTCCAGCAGAGGTTGCGGCATAACCTGCTCGGAAAAGCCGCGGCTATGGCGCTGCAACGTCTCCTTAGCCAGCTCCTCCAATCCCAGACCGCCGATGCGCGAGGGGGTACCGCAAAAATAGCGGTCCACCAATGCACGGCTCAGCCCCACTGCCTCAAAGATCTGCGATCCGAAAAAGCTGTGCAACGTGGAGATGCCCATTCGGCTGAATGTTTTCAAAAGCCCTTTCTTGATCGCGGTGATGTAGGCGTCCATCGCCTCCTCCGGCTTGAGCGGCTTTTCCAACAGATCCGCCTCAGCCAGATCGCGGACGGTTTCAAACGCCAGATAGGGGCAGATGGCGTCGGCGCCGAAAGCCAGGAGGAGTGAAAAATGGATGACCTCACGCGGCTCGCCGGATTCGATGATGATGCCGGCTCGATTGCGCAGTCCTTGAGCGATCAAATGGTGATGCAATCCAGAGACCGCCAGCAGCGAGGGGATCGCGGCCTGCTCAGCATGGATCTTTCGATCGGTCAAAATCAACAGATTGCAGCCCCCTTCGATGTATTTGCAGGCTTGCTGTAAAACCTGCTGCAGAGCCTTTTCCAG
The sequence above is a segment of the bacterium genome. Coding sequences within it:
- the gltB gene encoding glutamate synthase large subunit gives rise to the protein MIPHTSSVTVEGLYDPRFEHDSCGVGFLARLDGVARHEIVQLALQTLINLEHRGAVGGDTSTGDGAGLMLQIPDELFRSEITEFDLPEAGRYAVGMTFLPKDPAAADRCRRIVEEVVEEEGAQLLGWRSVPTQDGHLGDLAKSSQPVVQQFFLAAGRVALRQFERKLYVIRRVIEKRIAGLSADQAHDFYICSLSNRTIVYKGLLTGTQVAPYFPELTLEHCTSSFAVVHQRYSTNTIPTWTLAQPFRYVAHNGEINTLRGNISRMHARESLLASPCWGDDLEKIRPVLVETGSDSAIFDNALELLVLSGRSLSHAMMMMIPEACGPKIQMSEDKRAFYEYHAALMEPWDGPAAMIFCDGRYIGGTLDRNGLRPARYTITREGMIVLASETGVIEFPDPCILRRGRLQPGKMFLVDLEQHRVVPDNEIKAKISRQKPYRRWVKDNRIELRGLFTPAAVPFEEPAALLAKQHAFGYTDEELRMVISPMASRGQEAVGSMGNDAALAVLSNRPQLLFAYFKQLFAQVTNPPIDPLREELVMSLESFVGRQINALEEQPKNNFGLKLPHPIMTMDDMERLAAARHEDIQAGLIDILFPSHGNGGDLEKALQQVLQQACKYIEGGCNLLILTDRKIHAEQAAIPSLLAVSGLHHHLIAQGLRNRAGIIIESGEPREVIHFSLLLAFGADAICPYLAFETVRDLAEADLLEKPLKPEEAMDAYITAIKKGLLKTFSRMGISTLHSFFGSQIFEAVGLSRALVDRYFCGTPSRIGGLGLEELAKETLQRHSRGFSEQVMPQPLLEPGGDYHMRHGGEKHLWNSTAIYKLQQAAWNDDYAAFKEYSALINAQSRERVTLRSLLKFKQAHSVPLEEVEPEEALVKRFVSSAMSFGSISREAHETIAIAMNRLGGHSNSGEGGEDPTRNTPMANGDSKRSSIRQIASGRFGVTTEYAVTADELQIKIAQGAKPCEGGQLPGHKVSAEIAMVRHTTPGVTLISPPPHHDIYSIEDLAQLIYDLKAVNPRARVSVKLVSEVGVGTVAAGVAKAKADMVLIAGHDGGTGASPLTSIKHTGLPWELGLAETQQTLIRNRLRSRIRVQVDGQLKTGRDLAIAALLGAEEFGFGTTVLVVLGCVLMRKCHLNTCPVGVATQDPALRAHFKGKPEYVERFMRFMARELREYMAELGFRTLDEMVGHAERLEVAEDIDHWKASTLDLRPLLKTEPDQSVRCCVAVREADHADLLDHELIHRSQPALEHQQQVRIDLPIRNVHRTVGARLSGEIVRRYGSKGLPDSTIQLYFKGSAGQSLGAFLAPGVSMRVEGDANDFLGKSMSGGRIVLVPPIGATFQPHENIIVGNVVLYGATGGEVFINGVAGERFAVRNSGARAVVEGVGDHGCEYMTGGMVVVIGQTGNNFAAGMSGGIAYVYDESQLFDTRCNLDMVDLEPVWKRSDVQELRAILEDHYRLTNSPRAKMLLEDWDAHLPLFVKVMPIDYRQSLERMKLYEDQDKETVAATEEVFHG
- a CDS encoding glutamate synthase subunit beta gives rise to the protein MAKTTGFIEYQRCEPGKRDKAERIHDFLEFELPLPAEQLIQQAARCMDCGVPHCHAFGCPLLNRIPDWNEMVYRGKWRRALQLLHSTNNFPEFTGRICPAPCEAACTLMILQEPVTIRHIERQIVERGWQEGWITPQPSAIKTGKRVAVVGSGPAGLAAAQQLVRKGHEVIVFERDDRVGGILRYGIPDFKLEKGVIDRRLEQMKAEGVIFETNVNAGEDLSVRYMQRSFDAVVLTMGATTPRDLPIPGREWSGIHFAMDFLKGQNRQLKGVAESTICARDKRVVVLGGGDTGSDCGGTSIRQGARQVIQVELLPKPPQHRSVDNPWPTWPNILRTSSSQEEGCERWWSVATKEFVGENGRVAGLKVVDLQWRGRACTEVKGSERLLEADLVLLALGFVHVEHGPLVREAGLCLDQQGNITVDENAMTCVPGIFAAGDAVQGASLVVRAMHQGRRAAEGVEKFLSM